From the genome of Halobacteriovorax marinus SJ:
AAAGCAAGTCCTACCTTCAGATGTAGAAGTAGATCGAATTGGATTCGGAATACCTATGGGTGGAAGTCTTGAGTACTTAGATACAATGACAATTGCAAAGGCCCTAGAAAATAAAAAGAAAATGTAAACCAGGGAGTGGTTTTGTTTACTCTAGAAAATTTACCTAAGCTTGCACACGAGTTCTTTTGTGAAGTTGCAGATTTATCTCAATTAACAAATAGTAGTTTGTTTCTTTGTCGATCAGACGGAGTGCCTCTCTATGTAAAAAATGAACTCAACTCAGACTTTGATGATGCCTCAGTTGGCGCGTTACTGGGAGGGGTTTGGCAAGCTGCAAGGGCAATGGCTTCGTTTATTCCAGAATCAAGTCTTGGTGAAGAATATAGACTTAGCTTCGATACTTCAGATAAAGGGATTTATATCGTCCCTATCGATCTAAGTGGAGAAGAAGTTTATTTAGGGTTAATTTATTTCAATGAAGTAAATCCAGGAATGGTTAAGGCAAAGCTAAGAGATCTTAGTTGGAGACTACAAGAGTTTTGGTCTCTAGTTAATATTAAAGAAGATAAGAGTAATGCTAACCTATTTAATAATATTACAGATGAAGAAATGGATAATCTCTTCGCTGCAACTATACAATAATTGAGGAAATGATATGTCTTTTGTGAATTATCATTCGAAAGAAATTAACTGTAAAATTGTGTATTACGGACCAGGACTGGGCGGTAAAACAACAAATATACAACACGTATATCAGAAGACTTCTGGAGATTCGAAGGGAAAAATTATTTCTTTAAATAACGAAAATGAGAGAACGCTTTTCTTTGATTTTCTTCCACTCGATCTTGGCGAGATTAGAGGCTTTAAAACAAGATTTCATCTTTATACGGTACCAGGGCAGGTTTTCTATGAGGCCAGTCGTAAACTTATCTTAAGAGGTGTCGACGGAGTCGTCTTTGTTGCAGATTCTCAAGTAGAGAGACTAGATGCAAATATTGAGAGTTTGAAAAGTTTAGAGAGTAATCTCCTTGAGCAAGGTTATGACATGTCTCAAATTCCTATTATCATGCAATGGAATAAGAGGGATCTTCCAAATGTTATGAGTGCCGAAGATTTATCAGAGAAGCTTAATAAATGGAATTTTGAAGAGTTTGAAGCGGTAGCAACTCAAGGTAATGGCGTTTTCGAATCTTTAAAACATATTAGTAAATTAGTTCTTATGAACTTAAAGAGTGGAGTGGAGTAAGTTATATCTGCTTACTCTTCTCGAGGAAATCAAGCATTACAAGATGAGTTTCAAGAAGTGCTTCTTGATTGTAGAAACTAGACCTTGTTCCAATCAAGTGATGACCTTTTAGAATACCTAGGTTCAGACCTTTAAAGTAATCTGGGAATTGAGAGTTCTTCGTATCAACAACACCGTCATTACTTTCTGCACTTTGAAAAATTAGCTTTGTTAAAACCATCCATATATGACTTTCATACCATTCTGATTCAAGTCCTATAGCAGAGTAAAATTTAAGTGAAGGTAGTTTATCGTGATTTCTTTGAAACCAGTTTGATTGGTAGTCACTAGAGAGAGACTTTTGAAACTCCTTCATCATGATATCAATTTTCTGATCAAAGAATTGGTAGAGCTTAGTATTTTCGAAGAAATGTATACTATTAATCATTTTAAAGATTTTCTTCTTTAAATGATCTGATCCAAGTATTGGAGAGGCAATAGTGCTTACGCCAATAACATTCTCCTCGGCCCACTCTCTTTCATTTTTTAGAAAGTGTAGAGTATCTAGTCCACCTTTTGAGAAGCAAAGAAGCCATAATTTTTCATTTGGATTCTCGGCCTTATATCTCTTTAGTTGCTCGGCCAAGAGTTTAGAATTGTGCTTAGATGACTTTGATCCATTAACATTGGCGGCAATATACTTTATTCCTTTTGTCTTAAAGAGGTGTCTTGCTCCTCTTTCAAAAGCAGGAGTAGAAAAAATCTCGTTAAATACACCTGAGATTAAAACAAGAGTTGAGTCGATTTTTGGAATCTTTAAGTTCGTTTGATATTCTGAGTTTTTATGTGCGTAGTCTAGCTCTAGGTAAAGAGCTTCAAAAATTGAGGCTTCGTCATATTTAGAGAGGATACTAGCATCATTATCAACAACTGAATTTATAATCTCTTGGAATCCCTCATCATTTAAAAAATTATTTCTTCTATTAAAGAAATCAATATGCGCATGTAGGTGTCGCAGAGTTGAGTGAGAAATCCAAGTTCCAGAGTTTGTAAGTGTCTTTACGAGATGACCCATTGTCGTTAAATTGGGCTCTCTAATGAAAATTTCGACGGCTTCAATTGAGTCACGAATAGACGTACGAGTAGCGCTTTCTAAGAAATTCTTAGTGTGTTGCTTGTATGATTTGTATTGTTTCAAATACTTCATACATGTTTCTTTCGCTGCTGCTGCTGGTGCCATTGTTTAAATCCACTTCCAAATTGAATGTGCGTCTAGTAGAATTGTGTCATTAACCAATTTGAGTAGTCAAATACTCATGACGCGGAGGGGTGATGACCGAAAAAGCAATAGGAATTATTGGTGGTAGTGGTGTTTACAATATTGAAGGTATTGAAATTATAAAAGAGCATACGGTTGAAACACCTTTCGGAACACCTTCTGACAAGGTTATTCAAGCAAAATTAAATGGCGTAGAATTTTATTTTTTACCTCGTCATGGCAGAACTCATGGTGTTTTACCTCATGAAGTAAATTATTGTGCAAATATCTATGCTTTAAAATCTATGGGAGTCGAGTACTTACTCTCTGTTTCAGCAGTTGGTTCCTTGAAAGAAGAGTGCCCTCCTGGCTCAATGGTTTTACCAGATCAGTTCATTGATTGGACAAAGGGTGGTCGTAGAAGAACATTCTTTGGTGAAGGAATTGTTGGCCATGTATCAACGGCATACCCAATTGATATGAAGTTGCAAAAAGTTATTGAGAAGGCCTGTGCGGGAGCAGATGTTCCACATCATGTAGGCGGTTCATATATTTGTATTGAAGGCCCTCAGTTTTCATCTAAAGCAGAATCACATATTTATCGAGGGTTTGGTGCAACAGTGATAGGAATGACAAATGTTCCAGAAGCCTATCTTGCTAAAGAGGCTGGGATGGCCTACGCGACACTTGCAATGGTTACAGACTATGATTGTTGGAGAGAAGAGGAGCATTGCTCTGTAGAAGAGATTTTAAAAGTAATGAAAAAGAATAATGAGTCTGCACAAAGTATCATTAAGCTTGCACTTAATGATCTTAATGCAAATAAGTTCGATATAAATAAAGAGAACACTTTTGCTATTATGACACCTGAGGAAGCGATGACTCCTGAGCAAATAGAAATTTGTAGAGTATTGAAAAAGTAATGGCCTATAAAAAACACTATTCAGTTTTAAATAAAGAAGTTGTGGATATCCTCATGGAAGACAGTGAACAACTTCAAAATATAAAGTTTGCAGATATGACATTTGGAGCAGGCGGGCATACTTTTGCGTTAGCTGAGTCTGCAAAGAATGTAAGTGTATATAGTGTTGATCAAGATCCAGATGCACTCAAGAATGGTAAAGAGAATATTAATGAATTAGGTCTTAGTGAGCGTGTATTTCTTCACGATATGAACTTTGAGCAATTCCCAGAATTTATTAGAAGTTCTGATTCTGAAAT
Proteins encoded in this window:
- a CDS encoding roadblock/LC7 domain-containing protein, with the translated sequence MFTLENLPKLAHEFFCEVADLSQLTNSSLFLCRSDGVPLYVKNELNSDFDDASVGALLGGVWQAARAMASFIPESSLGEEYRLSFDTSDKGIYIVPIDLSGEEVYLGLIYFNEVNPGMVKAKLRDLSWRLQEFWSLVNIKEDKSNANLFNNITDEEMDNLFAATIQ
- a CDS encoding GTP-binding protein gives rise to the protein MSFVNYHSKEINCKIVYYGPGLGGKTTNIQHVYQKTSGDSKGKIISLNNENERTLFFDFLPLDLGEIRGFKTRFHLYTVPGQVFYEASRKLILRGVDGVVFVADSQVERLDANIESLKSLESNLLEQGYDMSQIPIIMQWNKRDLPNVMSAEDLSEKLNKWNFEEFEAVATQGNGVFESLKHISKLVLMNLKSGVE
- a CDS encoding lipase family protein, producing MAPAAAAKETCMKYLKQYKSYKQHTKNFLESATRTSIRDSIEAVEIFIREPNLTTMGHLVKTLTNSGTWISHSTLRHLHAHIDFFNRRNNFLNDEGFQEIINSVVDNDASILSKYDEASIFEALYLELDYAHKNSEYQTNLKIPKIDSTLVLISGVFNEIFSTPAFERGARHLFKTKGIKYIAANVNGSKSSKHNSKLLAEQLKRYKAENPNEKLWLLCFSKGGLDTLHFLKNEREWAEENVIGVSTIASPILGSDHLKKKIFKMINSIHFFENTKLYQFFDQKIDIMMKEFQKSLSSDYQSNWFQRNHDKLPSLKFYSAIGLESEWYESHIWMVLTKLIFQSAESNDGVVDTKNSQFPDYFKGLNLGILKGHHLIGTRSSFYNQEALLETHLVMLDFLEKSKQI
- the mtnP gene encoding S-methyl-5'-thioadenosine phosphorylase, with protein sequence MTEKAIGIIGGSGVYNIEGIEIIKEHTVETPFGTPSDKVIQAKLNGVEFYFLPRHGRTHGVLPHEVNYCANIYALKSMGVEYLLSVSAVGSLKEECPPGSMVLPDQFIDWTKGGRRRTFFGEGIVGHVSTAYPIDMKLQKVIEKACAGADVPHHVGGSYICIEGPQFSSKAESHIYRGFGATVIGMTNVPEAYLAKEAGMAYATLAMVTDYDCWREEEHCSVEEILKVMKKNNESAQSIIKLALNDLNANKFDINKENTFAIMTPEEAMTPEQIEICRVLKK